A stretch of Ferribacterium limneticum DNA encodes these proteins:
- the recX gene encoding recombination regulator RecX translates to MPDLRVRALQLLTRRDYCRAELKAKLAAHAEFEEELDGVLDTLQAERLLSDHRYAAQRVVARAGRYGNARLKQELRQKGVGDDDIAAALPEAGDETDRCRAIWAKKFGHLPESAEERAKQMRFLQYRGFSGDAIRRVMRGVDQ, encoded by the coding sequence ATGCCTGACCTGCGCGTGCGCGCCCTGCAACTCCTGACCCGGCGAGATTATTGCCGGGCCGAGTTGAAGGCCAAGCTCGCGGCACACGCCGAGTTCGAAGAAGAACTCGACGGCGTGCTCGACACCCTGCAGGCCGAGCGCCTGCTTTCCGATCACCGCTACGCCGCCCAGCGCGTCGTGGCGCGGGCCGGTCGCTACGGCAACGCCCGCCTGAAGCAGGAACTTCGGCAAAAAGGAGTCGGCGATGACGACATCGCCGCCGCCCTGCCGGAGGCAGGCGACGAGACCGACCGTTGCCGGGCCATTTGGGCCAAAAAATTTGGCCACCTCCCAGAATCTGCCGAAGAACGTGCCAAGCAGATGCGTTTCCTGCAATATCGCGGTTTTTCCGGTGATGCGATTCGCCGGGTGATGCGCGGAGTCGATCAATGA
- the recA gene encoding recombinase RecA: MDDNKAKALAAALQQIEKQFGKGSIMKMGDAEIDEGIQVVSTGSLGLDIALGVGGLPRGRVVEIYGPESSGKTTLCLQVVAEMQKLGGTAAFIDAEHALDPQYAQKLGVNVGDLLISQPDTGEQALEIADMLVRSGSVDIIVVDSVAALTPRAEIEGEMGDQMVGLHARLMSQALRKLTANIKKTNTLVIFINQIRMKIGVMFGSPETTTGGNALKFYASVRLDIRRIGAIKKGDEVIGSETKVKVVKNKVAPPFREAIFDILYGEGISRHGEIVEMGVAHKLVDKSGAWYAYKGEKIGQGKDNAREFLRANPEIAQEIEAAIREAASTNVIKPVKAAKAADA; this comes from the coding sequence ATGGACGACAACAAGGCAAAAGCGCTCGCCGCAGCGCTGCAACAGATCGAAAAGCAATTCGGCAAAGGCTCCATCATGAAGATGGGCGATGCCGAAATCGACGAAGGCATTCAGGTCGTGTCTACCGGTTCGCTCGGTCTGGACATTGCGCTTGGCGTTGGCGGCCTGCCGCGCGGTCGCGTCGTTGAAATCTATGGTCCGGAATCCTCCGGCAAGACCACGCTCTGCCTGCAGGTCGTGGCCGAAATGCAGAAGCTGGGCGGCACGGCGGCCTTCATCGACGCCGAACACGCGCTCGATCCGCAATACGCCCAGAAGCTCGGCGTCAATGTCGGCGACCTGCTGATCTCGCAGCCGGACACCGGCGAGCAGGCCCTCGAAATCGCCGACATGCTGGTCCGTTCCGGCTCGGTCGACATCATCGTCGTCGACTCGGTCGCCGCCCTCACCCCGCGCGCCGAAATCGAAGGCGAAATGGGCGACCAGATGGTCGGCCTGCACGCCCGCCTGATGAGCCAGGCCCTGCGCAAGCTGACCGCCAACATCAAGAAGACCAACACGCTGGTCATCTTCATCAACCAGATCCGCATGAAGATCGGCGTCATGTTCGGCTCGCCGGAAACGACCACCGGCGGCAATGCACTCAAGTTCTACGCTTCGGTTCGCCTCGACATCCGCCGCATCGGCGCAATCAAGAAGGGCGACGAAGTCATCGGCAGCGAAACCAAGGTCAAGGTGGTCAAGAACAAGGTCGCCCCGCCCTTCCGCGAAGCCATCTTCGACATCCTCTACGGCGAAGGCATTTCCCGCCATGGCGAAATCGTCGAAATGGGCGTCGCCCACAAGCTGGTCGACAAATCCGGCGCCTGGTACGCCTACAAGGGCGAAAAGATTGGCCAGGGCAAGGACAACGCTCGCGAATTCCTGCGCGCCAACCCGGAAATTGCCCAGGAAATCGAAGCGGCGATCCGCGAGGCTGCCAGCACCAACGTGATCAAGCCGGTCAAGGCGGCCAAGGCTGCGGATGCCTGA
- the ptsN gene encoding PTS IIA-like nitrogen regulatory protein PtsN — protein sequence MNPLINLLTADQVLLNLEAGSKKRVFEQAGMLFETRLGLARSIIFDSLFAREKLGSTGLGQGVAIPHGRIKGLKQAVGAFMRLANPVPFDSPDGRPVDLLFVLLVPEQATEEHLQILSELAQRFSDRAFREKLQAASDPAAVVTLFQA from the coding sequence ATGAACCCTCTTATCAATCTTCTGACCGCTGATCAGGTATTGCTCAATCTTGAAGCGGGCAGCAAAAAACGGGTTTTCGAACAGGCTGGCATGCTTTTCGAAACCCGACTCGGATTGGCGCGCTCAATCATATTTGACAGCCTTTTCGCACGTGAAAAACTGGGCTCTACCGGGCTGGGTCAGGGGGTTGCCATTCCCCATGGCCGGATCAAAGGCCTCAAACAGGCTGTCGGCGCCTTTATGCGCCTGGCGAACCCGGTGCCATTTGATTCACCCGATGGCCGCCCGGTCGATCTTCTTTTTGTGCTGCTCGTTCCCGAGCAGGCTACCGAAGAACACCTGCAGATTCTCTCGGAACTGGCCCAGCGTTTTTCCGATCGTGCCTTCCGTGAAAAACTGCAGGCTGCCTCTGATCCCGCGGCCGTCGTAACACTTTTCCAGGCCTGA
- the hpf gene encoding ribosome hibernation-promoting factor, HPF/YfiA family — protein sequence MNLQISGHHIEVTPALREYVENKLDPVIRHFDKVTGVNVVLSVEKLKQKAEVTVHVPGKDMHAEESGDDLYAAIDALFDKLDRQVQKYKQKVQDHHRGDKPGLIAADE from the coding sequence GTGAATCTGCAGATTAGTGGTCACCATATCGAAGTTACCCCCGCCCTGCGCGAATACGTCGAGAACAAGCTGGATCCCGTGATCCGTCATTTCGACAAGGTAACCGGCGTTAACGTCGTTCTGTCCGTCGAAAAGCTGAAGCAGAAAGCGGAAGTGACTGTGCACGTGCCTGGCAAGGACATGCATGCCGAAGAATCCGGTGACGACCTTTACGCCGCCATCGATGCTCTGTTCGACAAGCTGGACCGTCAGGTTCAGAAATACAAGCAAAAGGTTCAGGATCACCATCGCGGTGACAAGCCCGGACTGATTGCCGCTGACGAATAA
- the ttcA gene encoding tRNA 2-thiocytidine(32) synthetase TtcA, producing the protein MTNSNTLQKLRKYLEGRTGKAIMDYNMIEDGDTVLVCVSGGKDSYTLLAMLMALQQRAPVKFRLIAMNLDQKQPGFPADILPAYFESIGIEYRIVEADTYSVVKEKIPEGKTTCSLCSRLRRGIIYRTAKELGANKIALGHHRDDMVHTLFLNLLFGGKIKAMPPKLVTDDKSHVVIRPLAYCAEADIAKFARGMEFPIIPCNLCGSQDNMQRQKIREMMQEWDKRYPGRTESVFTAMQNVVPSHLADADLFDFRGLTLDTPVDEGDIAFDAPEMPISGMIPISQNA; encoded by the coding sequence ATGACTAACTCGAACACCCTGCAAAAACTGCGCAAATATCTTGAAGGCCGGACCGGCAAAGCGATCATGGACTACAACATGATCGAAGATGGCGATACCGTTCTCGTCTGCGTTTCCGGCGGCAAGGATTCCTACACGCTACTCGCCATGCTGATGGCCTTGCAGCAGCGGGCACCGGTCAAATTCCGCCTGATCGCGATGAATCTCGACCAGAAGCAGCCAGGATTTCCCGCCGATATCTTGCCAGCCTACTTCGAGTCGATCGGCATCGAATACCGCATCGTCGAGGCCGACACCTATTCCGTGGTCAAGGAAAAGATCCCAGAAGGCAAGACCACCTGTTCGCTCTGTTCACGACTGCGCCGCGGCATCATCTACCGTACGGCGAAGGAACTGGGGGCCAACAAGATCGCGCTGGGACACCATCGCGACGACATGGTGCACACCCTTTTCCTGAACCTGCTGTTCGGCGGGAAAATCAAGGCCATGCCCCCGAAACTGGTGACCGATGACAAGTCGCATGTCGTCATCCGCCCGCTCGCCTATTGTGCGGAAGCGGATATTGCAAAATTTGCCCGCGGCATGGAGTTTCCGATCATCCCGTGCAACCTCTGCGGCTCTCAGGACAACATGCAGCGTCAGAAAATCCGGGAGATGATGCAGGAATGGGATAAACGCTACCCCGGTCGCACAGAATCCGTGTTCACCGCGATGCAGAACGTTGTGCCCTCCCATCTCGCCGATGCCGATTTATTCGATTTTCGGGGCCTGACGCTGGATACGCCGGTCGACGAAGGCGATATCGCCTTCGATGCGCCGGAGATGCCGATCAGCGGCATGATTCCGATAAGCCAGAACGCATAA
- a CDS encoding adenylate/guanylate cyclase domain-containing protein, whose product MSSTQRKLIVMFADVSGSTALFERLGDKEAMHAVERCLKRMKRSIDGYKGRTIQIVGDELLAAFESAEEACQAAIDMQQRIADLPPVSGLKLTIRIGLHSGLVTESGEKLNGPAVATAARIAGIARRDQILCSSVLVDELPQPGVITTDAMPDLGTVNENTIALPLFQIHWPSYQGGGSYPHSTFGPSSLLPVERLCVRHHGKAFLVDEKTPVLTIGRDLNCKLIVDDRKASRQHARIERRGDGFYLVDSSTNGTFIALSGRQEVMVRRHELQLDGRGRISFGNSGNDPAAEIAEFEQL is encoded by the coding sequence ATGAGCTCCACCCAACGCAAATTGATCGTCATGTTCGCCGACGTCTCCGGCAGCACTGCTTTATTCGAGCGGCTGGGCGACAAGGAGGCAATGCACGCAGTGGAGCGTTGCCTGAAGCGCATGAAGCGCTCGATCGATGGTTACAAAGGCAGAACCATCCAGATCGTCGGTGACGAGTTGCTGGCCGCCTTTGAATCGGCCGAAGAAGCCTGCCAGGCAGCGATCGACATGCAGCAGCGCATTGCGGACCTGCCGCCGGTTTCCGGACTCAAGCTGACCATCCGCATCGGCTTGCACAGCGGTTTGGTCACCGAAAGTGGCGAAAAACTGAATGGTCCCGCTGTAGCTACGGCAGCACGAATCGCCGGCATTGCCCGTCGTGACCAGATTTTGTGTAGTTCGGTTTTGGTCGATGAACTCCCGCAGCCGGGCGTCATTACCACCGATGCCATGCCGGATCTGGGTACCGTCAACGAAAATACAATCGCGCTCCCGTTATTCCAGATTCACTGGCCCAGCTACCAAGGTGGCGGCTCCTACCCGCACTCCACTTTTGGGCCAAGCAGCCTGTTGCCGGTCGAACGCCTGTGCGTCCGCCATCATGGCAAGGCTTTCCTGGTCGATGAAAAAACACCGGTGCTGACCATTGGCCGTGACCTCAACTGCAAACTGATCGTTGATGACCGCAAAGCCTCGCGCCAGCATGCCCGCATTGAAAGGCGGGGTGATGGCTTTTACCTGGTCGACTCAAGCACGAATGGCACTTTCATCGCCCTATCAGGCCGTCAGGAAGTGATGGTCCGCCGTCACGAGCTGCAGCTGGATGGCAGGGGCCGCATCAGTTTCGGAAACTCGGGCAACGACCCGGCCGCCGAGATCGCCGAGTTCGAGCAGCTGTAA
- a CDS encoding VanZ family protein, with protein sequence MPHHGRGPILLSRYLALAWFGLVVYGSLHPFTGWRDTGVSPIAFLEGGWPRYWTIFDLLANVAVYLPLGFFLTLALNGLPGRFSALVLATLLSGGVSFGLETVQTWLPSRVPSNLDLVCNATGGLLGALWAQSVGPRVFARIAALEHKLIAPIPHAELGLTLLGLWLLVPLSPETLLFGAGDLRHLLGLTGAVPFAAESFVMIEACITAFNAVAVGLIVRMLCARQLVAYLIVPLFLLLCLTVATLAAAILISPADALAWLTPGVQLGLTVGVAILAGALALPATPRLMIAALALMAGTVLVNLAPPNPYSAAALATWRQGHFLNFNGLTRLVATLWPFLTLPFLLLTTRR encoded by the coding sequence ATGCCCCATCACGGTCGTGGCCCCATCCTGCTTTCCCGCTATTTGGCACTCGCCTGGTTCGGGCTGGTTGTCTATGGCAGCCTGCACCCGTTCACCGGCTGGCGCGATACCGGCGTTTCGCCGATCGCCTTTCTCGAAGGCGGCTGGCCGCGCTATTGGACGATCTTCGATCTGCTGGCCAACGTCGCCGTCTACCTGCCGCTCGGCTTCTTTCTGACGCTTGCGCTAAATGGGCTTCCCGGCCGTTTCTCGGCGCTGGTGCTGGCCACCTTGCTTTCCGGCGGCGTCAGTTTCGGCCTGGAAACCGTGCAGACGTGGCTACCCTCCCGCGTCCCGTCAAATCTCGATCTGGTCTGCAACGCTACCGGCGGCCTGCTCGGTGCGCTGTGGGCGCAATCGGTCGGCCCCCGGGTCTTTGCCCGGATCGCCGCCCTCGAACACAAACTGATCGCCCCCATTCCCCATGCCGAACTCGGCCTGACCCTGCTCGGTCTCTGGCTACTGGTGCCGTTATCGCCGGAAACCCTGCTCTTCGGGGCCGGCGATTTGCGCCACCTCCTCGGTTTGACGGGCGCGGTGCCCTTCGCCGCCGAGAGTTTCGTCATGATCGAAGCCTGCATCACGGCCTTCAATGCCGTCGCCGTCGGCCTGATTGTCCGCATGCTGTGCGCCCGCCAGTTGGTCGCTTATCTGATCGTGCCGCTCTTCCTGCTCCTCTGCCTGACCGTTGCCACGCTGGCCGCCGCCATCCTGATCAGCCCGGCCGATGCGCTGGCCTGGCTGACCCCGGGCGTGCAACTGGGGCTGACCGTCGGCGTTGCCATCCTGGCCGGGGCACTGGCGCTGCCCGCCACCCCACGCCTGATGATTGCCGCACTGGCCCTGATGGCCGGCACCGTGCTGGTCAATCTGGCCCCGCCCAATCCTTATTCGGCGGCAGCCCTTGCCACCTGGCGGCAGGGACACTTCCTCAATTTCAATGGTCTGACTCGTCTGGTTGCCACACTATGGCCCTTCCTGACCCTGCCATTCCTGCTGCTGACGACACGCCGCTAG
- a CDS encoding RNA polymerase factor sigma-54 yields MKPALQLKLSQHLALTPQLQQSIKLLQLSTVEMQQEIERYLLENPMLEREDEHAGESFSSAQQFDAPQSSEGEREQKVEREERDAREEREQDVPSAPSEVDDDRWSSDAGTFTGAGRDEDDDSDSRDIHAANVSLRDHLGWQLGMTQVSERDRSLVRFLIEALDDDGYLSATLVELWETLPPEYEIEIEELEIALRHIQNFDPIGIGARSLQECLTLQLKVLPESAERTLALSIVDKHLELLAARDFAKIRRLTGCDDEALKAAHSLITSLNPRPAAGYAQIEARYITPDVIVKKLKGKWTAYINPDAYPRLRINRLYAEILAKQRRGNGNLSTQLQEARWLIKNVQQRFETIHRVTQTIVDRQRQFFEHGEVAMRPLVLREIADILGLHESTVSRVTSQKYMATPRGIFELKYFFGSHVATDTGGACSATAIRALIKQLIAAEDGKKPLSDSQLSEILGQQGIVVARRTVAKYRESLNIPPVNLRKTL; encoded by the coding sequence ATGAAGCCTGCCCTCCAGCTAAAACTATCCCAGCATCTGGCGCTGACCCCTCAGCTCCAGCAGTCGATCAAGCTTCTTCAGTTGTCGACTGTCGAGATGCAGCAGGAAATCGAGCGTTACCTGCTCGAAAACCCAATGCTGGAACGTGAAGACGAGCACGCTGGCGAGAGTTTCTCATCCGCCCAGCAGTTCGATGCGCCGCAAAGCAGCGAAGGCGAACGCGAGCAGAAGGTTGAGCGGGAAGAACGGGATGCCCGCGAAGAGCGCGAGCAGGATGTTCCGTCAGCCCCATCCGAAGTGGACGATGATCGCTGGTCTTCCGATGCCGGTACCTTCACCGGCGCCGGGCGCGACGAGGACGACGATAGCGATTCCCGCGACATCCATGCCGCCAACGTCAGTCTGCGCGACCATCTAGGCTGGCAGCTGGGCATGACCCAGGTGTCGGAGCGCGACCGCAGTCTGGTGCGCTTCCTGATCGAAGCGCTCGACGACGATGGTTATCTCTCGGCGACGCTGGTCGAACTGTGGGAAACCCTGCCGCCGGAGTACGAAATTGAAATCGAAGAGCTGGAAATCGCCTTGCGCCATATCCAGAATTTCGACCCGATCGGCATTGGCGCCCGCAGTCTGCAGGAGTGTCTGACCCTGCAGCTCAAGGTCTTGCCGGAGAGTGCGGAGCGAACGCTGGCTCTCTCCATTGTCGACAAGCATCTCGAACTGCTGGCTGCCCGCGATTTCGCCAAGATTCGTCGCCTGACCGGCTGCGATGACGAGGCCTTGAAGGCCGCGCACAGCCTGATCACCAGCCTCAACCCGCGGCCGGCGGCCGGCTATGCCCAGATTGAAGCGCGCTACATCACGCCGGACGTGATCGTGAAAAAGCTGAAGGGCAAATGGACTGCCTACATCAATCCCGACGCCTATCCGCGACTGCGCATCAACCGCCTGTATGCCGAGATTCTCGCCAAGCAGCGGCGCGGCAACGGCAACCTGTCCACGCAATTGCAGGAAGCGCGCTGGCTGATCAAGAATGTCCAGCAGCGCTTTGAAACCATACACCGTGTCACGCAGACCATCGTCGACCGCCAGCGCCAGTTCTTCGAACATGGCGAAGTAGCCATGCGGCCGCTGGTCTTGCGTGAAATTGCCGATATTCTCGGCCTGCACGAGTCGACCGTATCGCGGGTGACCAGCCAGAAATACATGGCGACACCACGCGGTATCTTCGAACTGAAATACTTCTTTGGCAGCCATGTCGCCACCGATACCGGTGGTGCCTGTTCTGCCACGGCCATCCGGGCATTGATCAAGCAGTTGATCGCTGCCGAGGATGGCAAGAAGCCCTTGTCGGATAGCCAATTATCCGAAATACTAGGCCAACAGGGAATCGTAGTTGCCCGACGGACGGTTGCCAAATACCGCGAGTCGCTCAATATCCCCCCGGTCAATTTACGCAAGACCCTGTAG
- the hprK gene encoding HPr(Ser) kinase/phosphatase has translation MRHVNLVQLYEDNRDKLLLNWHIGQQSDRRIEIKGSNNYGADLVGHINIIHPERLQVLGLAEYEWAMRIGERRFAQMLSDLLGAQPPAVIVADGLTPPPLVEETCLQSSTPLIFSPKPCSAVIDLLRIYLSARLADTVSLHGVFMDVLGMGVLITGDSGVGKSELALELISRGHGLVADDVVEMARIAPTTIEGRCPGMLRDFLEVRGLGLLNIRTIFGETASRRKMKLKLIVHLQKTATAADAPRLPLDAQTQEVLGVPVRKVVIPVAAGRNLAVLLEAAVRNTILQLRGIDSLQDFMDRQQRMMLDDDA, from the coding sequence GTGCGCCACGTCAACCTTGTTCAGCTCTATGAGGACAATCGCGACAAGCTGCTGCTGAACTGGCATATCGGCCAACAGTCCGACCGCCGAATCGAAATCAAGGGGTCAAACAACTACGGTGCTGATCTGGTCGGCCATATCAACATCATTCACCCCGAACGCCTGCAGGTCCTTGGCTTGGCAGAGTATGAATGGGCGATGCGCATTGGCGAGCGCCGGTTTGCCCAGATGCTCTCCGACTTGCTCGGCGCGCAGCCACCGGCCGTCATTGTCGCCGATGGGCTGACGCCACCTCCCCTGGTGGAGGAAACCTGCCTGCAGTCTTCGACGCCCCTGATCTTCTCGCCAAAACCCTGTTCGGCCGTAATTGACCTGCTGCGAATCTACCTTTCGGCGCGTCTCGCCGATACGGTCAGCCTGCACGGCGTCTTCATGGACGTTCTTGGCATGGGTGTGCTGATCACCGGTGATTCGGGGGTCGGCAAGTCCGAACTCGCACTGGAGCTGATCTCGCGGGGCCACGGCCTGGTGGCCGATGATGTGGTCGAGATGGCCCGGATTGCGCCGACGACCATCGAAGGTCGCTGCCCGGGAATGCTGCGCGATTTTCTTGAAGTGCGTGGCCTCGGTTTGCTCAATATCCGGACCATTTTCGGTGAGACTGCATCACGCCGGAAAATGAAGCTCAAGTTGATCGTGCATTTGCAGAAAACCGCGACGGCGGCGGATGCGCCAAGGCTGCCGCTCGATGCCCAAACGCAGGAAGTGCTGGGCGTTCCGGTCCGCAAAGTCGTCATTCCGGTGGCTGCCGGGCGGAACCTGGCGGTACTGCTGGAGGCTGCTGTCCGCAATACCATCCTACAGTTGCGCGGCATCGATAGCCTCCAGGATTTCATGGATCGTCAGCAGCGCATGATGCTTGACGATGATGCATGA
- a CDS encoding sodium:solute symporter family protein produces the protein MLIWFVVLYLLVSIGIGLFAATRVHSAKDFAVAGRHLPLPVVTATVFATWFGAEAVFGVSATFVKDGLTGVVADPFGSSMCLIIAGIFFSRKLYKLNILTLGDYFRLRYNRTVEVLTTLCIVASYLGWVSAQIKALGLVFNVVTNGFISQTAGMILGAAIVLTYTTFGGMLSVAILDFVQMGVIMGGMLYIGYIVSGLTGGVELVINHASAAGKLDFFPPPDPWLWLTFLGAWITMMLGSIPQQDVFQRITSAKSQKIALWGSILGASIYFCFTFVPMFIAYSATLIDPELFNGLLQTDSQLVLPTLVLNHTPVFAQAIFFGAVLSAIMSCSSATLLAPSVAFSENIVRGFYPHMGDHQFLRVMRGSIVVFAGIVLGFALYSNASIFKMVENAYKITLAGAFVPLFFGAFWKRATTQGALAAIIGGLSSWILVEVLVNVSGEGSIGGDYAYALAGAGQLVPPQLIGLGVSMLGMVAGSLLPQWVGHPLPQENIHEALRHRAAGETHHTAEHPHHH, from the coding sequence ATGCTGATCTGGTTCGTCGTTCTCTACCTGCTCGTTTCCATCGGCATCGGCCTGTTCGCGGCAACGCGCGTCCATAGCGCCAAGGATTTCGCGGTCGCCGGCCGCCATCTGCCGCTGCCGGTCGTCACTGCCACCGTCTTTGCCACCTGGTTTGGCGCCGAGGCGGTGTTCGGCGTCTCCGCCACCTTCGTCAAGGATGGCCTGACCGGCGTCGTCGCCGACCCCTTCGGCTCGTCGATGTGCCTGATCATCGCCGGCATCTTCTTCTCGCGGAAGCTCTACAAACTCAACATCCTGACGCTGGGCGACTATTTCCGCCTGCGCTACAACCGCACGGTCGAAGTACTGACCACGCTGTGCATCGTCGCCTCCTACCTCGGCTGGGTATCGGCCCAGATCAAGGCGCTCGGGCTGGTCTTCAATGTCGTCACCAACGGTTTCATTAGCCAGACGGCGGGCATGATCCTCGGCGCCGCCATCGTCCTGACCTACACCACCTTCGGCGGCATGCTCTCGGTGGCCATTCTCGATTTCGTCCAGATGGGCGTAATCATGGGCGGCATGTTGTACATCGGCTATATCGTCTCCGGCCTGACCGGCGGCGTCGAACTGGTCATCAACCACGCCTCGGCAGCCGGCAAGCTCGACTTTTTCCCGCCACCCGACCCGTGGCTGTGGCTGACCTTCCTCGGCGCCTGGATCACCATGATGCTCGGCTCGATCCCGCAGCAGGACGTTTTCCAGCGCATCACCTCGGCCAAGAGCCAGAAGATCGCGCTGTGGGGCTCGATCCTCGGCGCCTCGATCTATTTCTGCTTCACCTTCGTGCCGATGTTCATCGCCTACTCGGCGACGCTAATTGATCCCGAATTGTTCAACGGCCTGCTGCAAACCGACTCGCAACTTGTCCTGCCGACCCTGGTCCTCAACCACACCCCGGTCTTCGCCCAGGCCATCTTTTTCGGCGCCGTGCTCTCGGCCATCATGAGCTGCTCGTCGGCCACCTTGCTGGCACCGTCGGTCGCCTTCTCGGAAAACATCGTGCGCGGCTTCTACCCGCACATGGGCGATCACCAGTTCCTGCGTGTCATGCGCGGCTCCATCGTCGTCTTTGCCGGCATCGTGCTCGGCTTCGCGCTGTACTCCAACGCCAGCATTTTCAAGATGGTCGAAAACGCCTACAAGATCACGCTGGCCGGTGCCTTCGTCCCGCTTTTCTTCGGTGCCTTCTGGAAACGGGCAACGACGCAGGGCGCACTGGCGGCGATCATCGGTGGTTTGTCGTCGTGGATCCTGGTCGAAGTGCTGGTCAATGTCAGCGGCGAAGGCAGCATCGGCGGCGACTACGCCTACGCGCTGGCCGGCGCCGGCCAGCTGGTGCCGCCTCAACTGATCGGCCTCGGCGTCAGTATGCTCGGCATGGTCGCCGGCTCGCTGCTGCCGCAATGGGTCGGCCATCCGCTGCCGCAGGAAAATATCCACGAAGCCCTGCGCCATCGCGCCGCCGGTGAAACCCACCACACGGCGGAACACCCGCACCATCATTGA
- the lptB gene encoding LPS export ABC transporter ATP-binding protein, with protein MNTLVAKLSANNLKKRYKTRTVVEDVSFEVKSGEVVGLLGPNGAGKTTCFYMIVGLVAADGGEVYIDDNRLTHLPMHSRARLGLSYLPQEASVFRKLNVEENIRAVLELLKLPEAELNDRLEGLLNELHVGHVRHVNASALSGGERRRVEIARALATNPRFILLDEPFAGVDPIAVLEIQKIIRFLKERGIGVLITDHNVRETLGICDHAYIINAGNVLAAGRPAEIVDNESVRKVYLGEHFRL; from the coding sequence ATGAATACCCTAGTCGCCAAACTCTCGGCCAACAACCTGAAGAAACGCTACAAGACGCGGACCGTCGTCGAAGACGTTTCCTTTGAGGTCAAATCCGGCGAGGTCGTCGGTTTGCTCGGCCCGAACGGTGCCGGCAAGACGACCTGTTTCTATATGATCGTTGGCCTGGTGGCGGCCGATGGCGGCGAGGTCTACATTGACGACAACCGTCTGACCCACCTGCCCATGCACAGCCGGGCTCGGCTCGGCTTGTCCTACCTGCCGCAGGAAGCCTCGGTTTTCCGCAAGCTCAACGTCGAGGAAAATATCCGCGCTGTCCTCGAACTGCTCAAGCTCCCTGAAGCTGAGTTGAACGACCGTCTGGAAGGCCTGCTCAATGAACTGCATGTCGGGCATGTTCGCCACGTCAATGCCTCGGCATTGTCTGGTGGCGAGCGCCGGCGGGTTGAAATTGCCCGGGCGCTGGCTACCAACCCGCGATTCATCCTGCTTGACGAGCCGTTTGCCGGCGTTGATCCGATCGCCGTACTCGAAATCCAGAAGATCATTCGCTTCCTCAAGGAGCGGGGCATCGGCGTGCTGATTACCGACCACAACGTCCGTGAAACCCTCGGCATCTGCGATCACGCCTACATCATCAACGCCGGAAACGTACTGGCCGCTGGACGTCCGGCCGAAATCGTTGATAATGAAAGCGTACGGAAGGTTTATCTCGGCGAGCATTTCAGGCTCTGA
- a CDS encoding RluA family pseudouridine synthase, translating into MAIAYLPPPADASAVIFADEWLIVADKPAELLSVPGRGEGMDDCLASRVQHEYPDALSVHRLDMSTSGLLVLARGKDMHRQLSRLFQDRLVSKCYVAVVDGQLADESGEVDLPLICDWPNRPRQMVDFAIGKPSLTRFRVVSRDIAANTTRLELEPVTGRSHQLRVHMASLGHPILGDDLYGGEAHGKAGRLLLHAMDLAFIHPATGEPVQFHSDAPF; encoded by the coding sequence GTGGCGATCGCCTATCTGCCGCCGCCGGCCGATGCGTCGGCGGTCATTTTTGCCGATGAATGGCTGATCGTTGCCGATAAACCGGCCGAACTGCTCTCGGTGCCCGGTCGCGGCGAGGGCATGGACGATTGCCTGGCAAGCCGTGTCCAGCACGAGTACCCGGATGCACTCAGCGTCCATCGGCTCGACATGTCCACTTCCGGCTTGCTGGTACTGGCCCGGGGCAAGGACATGCACCGCCAGTTGTCGCGCCTGTTTCAGGACCGGCTGGTCAGCAAGTGCTATGTTGCCGTCGTCGACGGTCAACTGGCCGATGAAAGTGGCGAGGTGGACCTGCCGCTGATTTGCGACTGGCCGAACCGGCCGCGACAAATGGTCGATTTCGCCATCGGCAAGCCGTCGCTGACCCGCTTTCGCGTCGTCAGCCGCGACATTGCGGCCAATACCACGCGCCTTGAACTGGAACCGGTCACCGGCCGCTCGCACCAGTTGCGCGTCCATATGGCCTCGCTCGGCCACCCGATCCTGGGCGATGACCTCTATGGCGGCGAGGCCCACGGCAAGGCCGGACGGCTGCTGCTGCACGCCATGGATCTGGCCTTCATTCATCCGGCGACCGGCGAGCCCGTGCAATTTCACAGCGACGCACCGTTTTGA